Within Planococcus citri chromosome 2, ihPlaCitr1.1, whole genome shotgun sequence, the genomic segment TagaaaaattgagtgatttttttgtttctatttttttatgctAGAAATGCTCTGATTAAGCCATCATCACTCGAtctcattttcataataataatcAGCTTcatacaagtacatacctatagttAAAATAATTCTATTTCTACATTCCAATCTTGTTTTATAAGATCCGAAGCTTTTTCTCCAATCATGATGGTAGGTGAATTAATGTGACTTGCTGTAATTTCCGGCATTATAGACGCATCAGCAACTCTGAGATTTTTAACCCCCTTAACCCTGAGTCTAGGATCCACCACACAAGTTGAATCTGTTACAGGAGCCATTTTACAAGTACCAGATAAATGATATATGGTGAAAGGTAAATTTCTAGCGTGACATTTCCAATAATCATCCGAATCGAAAGTATAATTAAGACAACCAGGCAACGATACATTCAAAAGAGTTGTTTTCAGACCTCTCATCGCTTCAGTTTCAATAATCAACTTTTGACTAAGCCGAACACCTTTCACTAAAACATCGAGATCTCTTTCATCGGAAAAATAATTGGGATATATTAAAGGATGACGAAACGGATTGACATCATTGAGTAAAATACGTCCTTTACTTTTAGGGCGAAGTACCATAGGAAAAATAGTAATACCGTCAACGCCTTCGTTAGGTTTATACACTCGATCATATATTTCATCAGTGAtaccaaaattttttcgtaatgttgCCTCACTGCTCAACATTCCATTGATGAATAATAATTCTAAATCAGGATGCCCGCCTATATTATTTAAATCCTCCAGATCGAAAAAAGCAAGAGCTTCTGTACCTCCTGGAATGGAAATAGGTCCTCGGTGATAATGAAGGAAATCGTTGATAGAATACGGATCTTCTAGAAGTCGATGGGTCATTATTGAAACTTTATCGTTCATCGTGAAACTCATTCCACCCAGGGCTACGTGATCCATCAGGTTCTCTCCTACTGGTAAATCTTCAATCACTGGGATGCCTTTTTCTTCCAGATGTTCTCGAGGTCCAATACCAGATAGCATGAGTAATTGGGGAGAGTTTATTGCACCTGCTGATAGAATTATTTCTTTCCTTGCTAAGACTCTaaatttgcgtttttttctctgaaattccACCCCATAGGCGACTTTGGTTTTCGGATTTATTAGTATTTTGGTAACCGTGCTGTATTTTTTCACGTGTAGGTTTGGTCGATCACGAATCGGATGTAAATAGGCTCGGGATGTACTGCATCTGGTACCGTTTCTCATGGTTAACtgtgaaatccaaaaataatttaagaaactataatatgtacctatataagagtgagagaaattttttatcaaataaattcTCACTTGATGATAAGAGAAGCCAATTTGAAATTGACCATTTATGTCGGGTGTTGGGAAACCCATTTCAACGCCTGCTTTTACGAAAGTTTCGGCAGATTTTGAATGATAAGGGGCTTCGGTGATGGTCTGATATCCTCCAGTGCTTCGGTAAGTTGTATCAGATGCATAGCGAGGGATTTGAACATCTTCGagttttttgaagtatttcagCACGTTTTGATAATCCCATcctatgaaattaaaaatgcttCGGTGTGTGATTTTGGGATTGGCTCAtatttagatttgaaaaaatgttcaggaAATTCAATTAGCTTCCCCCC encodes:
- the LOC135834408 gene encoding glucose dehydrogenase [FAD, quinone]-like, translating into MKINMSIIVLMMVLILITQTYQQSFPPLFQGLLKALREGLQYSSNEPTDRPIILKEYDFIIVGAGSAGNVIANRLTEIPEWKVLLIEAGCEESIVMDTPILANMIQFTQANWNYKTVPSNEYCLGMNNHQCNFPRGKVMGGSSVLNYMIYTRGHWKDFDNWANMGNTGWDYQNVLKYFKKLEDVQIPRYASDTTYRSTGGYQTITEAPYHSKSAETFVKAGVEMGFPTPDINGQFQIGFSYHQLTMRNGTRCSTSRAYLHPIRDRPNLHVKKYSTVTKILINPKTKVAYGVEFQRKKRKFRVLARKEIILSAGAINSPQLLMLSGIGPREHLEEKGIPVIEDLPVGENLMDHVALGGMSFTMNDKVSIMTHRLLEDPYSINDFLHYHRGPISIPGGTEALAFFDLEDLNNIGGHPDLELLFINGMLSSEATLRKNFGITDEIYDRVYKPNEGVDGITIFPMVLRPKSKGRILLNDVNPFRHPLIYPNYFSDERDLDVLVKGVRLSQKLIIETEAMRGLKTTLLNVSLPGCLNYTFDSDDYWKCHARNLPFTIYHLSGTCKMAPVTDSTCVVDPRLRVKGVKNLRVADASIMPEITASHINSPTIMIGEKASDLIKQDWNVEIELF